Genomic window (Victivallis lenta):
GGAGCATCACAACGCAATCCGTGTTCGGCGCATCGAAGCCGCAAGTCAAAACGTTGACGTTCGCCAGAAACTTGAGCGGCGGCTTCGGTGTTCCGAAAAGATCCGCCGGGATGAATTCCCCCTTGAACCGGGCGATGATTTCAGCCCGTTCGGCAGGCGACGTATCACCGGTCACGATCGCACACTCCTTGCCGGAAAACGCCTGGATTTTTTCCGCAACATGCTTGCAATGATCCACCGAAGCGGTGAAAATCAGCACGGACTTGCGGTCGCGGGTCAGCTCCACAATCTCCCGGCAGGCGGATGTCACCAGCGCATCGTTGTCCATTGCGGCGGCGACCTCGTCGCTGATGAACTCGCCGCCACGGATGTGCAGGTTTGCCAGATTCGCCTCCGCGCGGCCCGCCCGGGAAATCAGCGGGGAAAGATATCCCTGCTGAATCATTTCCTTGAGCCCCGCCTCATAGCAGATCTCGTTCAGGATGTTTTCCGGCTTGCAGATGAGCCCGCCTTTGAGCCGGAAGGGCGTTGCCGTCAGCCCGATCACCCGGACGTGTGGATTGATGACCTTCATATCGGCCAGAAAGGTTCGGTACATGCCGTCCCCTTCGCTGCTGATCAGGTGTGCTTCATCCACGATGACAAGGTCAAAGGCGTCCAGCTCGCAGGCCTTGTTGTACACGCTTTGAATCCCGGCGACAATGACCTGCTCCGTGGCGTCGCGGCTCCTGAGTCCGGCGGAATAGATGCCGATCTTCAATTCCGGACAGAGTTTGCGGATCTTGTCGGCATTCTGTTCCAGCAATTCCTTGACATGGGCAAGGATCAGCACGCGTCCATTCCATTTTTCCACGGAATCCTTTGCGATCTGAGCGAGAACCAGACTTTTGCCCGTATTGTGATGGACTACAAAGTTTCCATCAACATACAAATGGTCACCGTCCAGTTCAAATCCATAAAAATCATCCTCCGATAAGATTTCTACCGAGAAACCTGTACGAAGTACATTTTTCTTTTGCTGGCGAACATGAAAGACATGCCGTTTTCTACGGCATGGGATCGGCGACAAATCGCCGGAAATATGCACCCGGTAGTACCAGCCGCCGGCTCCGGTCTGACAGGCGCAATATTTCTCATGACAGTTCGCCATGAATCCAAGACTTCTTGCAAGAAAAACAATATCACCGGCAAGTTCCCGGGATTGTGTGGTGATTTCCAAACAATGACCGTCGAAAAAGCCGTCACTGTCAAGAAGTCCAGCCAGCAATTGCAATCTGTCGGATCGGGAAGCGGTCAAATATTCCTTGGGAATGAACTTGTTATGAGCGCAATGCCCGCGCAAACCCAGCTGGTGCAGTATTTCAAAGAGAGGATTTTTCGCTCCCTTTGCAACGACAGCATAGTATGTCGGCACATTCCGGTCATTTTCGGTAACACGGACTGAACAGCCGATACTTTCTGCATATCGACTGAATTCATCACCAAGTTCCTCTTCCGCGCTGGTCAATCCGATGGCGTTAGTCATTATCCCATCGCCGAGGAGCAATCCCAGAATGTGCGGCGGAATCGGTAAGTTCTTCGGGATAGAAAAGTTCACCGGAACGCGATAGAGTTTCCTCAAATGCCTCCATGATTTCGATTTTGTCAGATACTCCCGGACAGTTATGTTGGTAATTTCGCCCCCTTTCTGGTAACAAGTAAAATCGCCTTTCCCTTCGTTTGTGCTGACCAGAGACAGAATGTGATTCATATTAACCACAAATGGTTCGCCCTTGATTGGCGTAATCCGTGCCATAGGTTCACGTCCGCGAGCCAGAGCAAGCACATGCCGAGGGGTTGAGTCTGCGCCCATGATGATATCACCAACCGATATGTCCTGTACTTTCCGGACAGTTCCGTCATACATCAAAATTGGGTGATCTTTTGCGTGACAGCCCGTGGGCAACACAACGCACGGGTTGTTGTCTTTTGTGCGGAGATGCTCGTAAACAGCCTCAACCGCCTCGGACTGATACGGTCGAGGAACGATCATTTCAGCCCTCCGAATTCCGTATGCCCGCCTTGATCAGGTCAAAGGCAAGCTGTGTTTTGATTTGCTCGAGACGCTGTCTGTCAATCTTCAGGATTCTCCGGATCGCGCCGTCTTTGTAGCCGTTCATATAGAGGAAACAGACCAACCGCCGGGTATCGTCGGTGATGTTCTTCACGAATTCCTGGACGATTTGCCTGCGTCGTCCGCCGTTCTGTCTTCCTTCTTCCATTCTGAAATCCTTATATAAGCCATTCCGTCCGGAGGCATCGGTTCGCGTTTGATGACGGTCAGCTTGCAGATCTGACTGTCGTCATTGTAAAGCCCGGCATGTGTGAAGGTGTCCAGGAGACACTTCAGAGAGTTGTCCACATCCCGGCGTCGATTGTCCGGAGGATACAGTTCAATGAACAGCTCCACCGGACCGGCAAATCCCCGTGTATGATCCTGCCGGAAACGTGCAACCACACGCTCCCGGAACTTCCGCCCGTCACGGGAGATCAGCACCCTCGGACCGACATGCCGATAGTAATGATTCACGCTGGGCGGCCACGGCAGTTCCAGTTCCAATGTCATTTCCTTGCCCATGGGGGCGCGGAGTTCGCACCGCTCTGCGGAGGCGGCGTCGCGGGCTTGGCGGCGGCAACGCCGGAAAGAGACGTTCGCGGACCGTAGCCCTTGATCTCGTTGACGATCTCGTCATCCTGATTCTTTTTACAGCGCACGGTGATTGTGAGTGGCAGATTGTGCAGTTCCACCGAATCACGCGGCTGAAGCACATTCACCGCGCGGCAGATGGCGGAGAGATCCGCCCGGGCGATCCGGACTGCGTCCGCGTTCGCATTTTCCAGATTCAGCCGCGCCCAGACCTTCCGGTTCTTGTATTCACCCTCGATGATCTCGAATTCCAGCTGGAGATACTGCCCGTTTCCCGTCCTGGTGGGCTTCATTTCCGATTCGGTGATGACAGCCTGGTATTTCCCGGCCGGAATCGGATCATAACCGGTCGATGGTTCGACTTCGTTCGCGTTGAAATTGATTGTGGACATTTGTGTTTCCTTCCATGTTATGCCATGCAATGGCTGTGGTGATTGAATGCTGTGATTTTCGGCGGTTCCGGGGGCGGTTTGCTTACCGCGACAGCCGGACTGCCGGGACACTGGATGTGTTCGTGATACTCAACAGGCGAATACTCATCCCGCACAGCACGGAACGGTTCCCCGACCTGGATCATTCCGCCGCAGACGTCACACACCAGCGGACGATTTGCCGTCCGGATTTTTTCGTGCATATTTCTTCACCTCGAAAACCTTTCTTTCCTTGAATTCCTCCTGCTTGCCCTTATTCCAGTTCGTCACGGGCCGAAAATACCCGCAGACGCGGCTGAAGACCTCGCAGATGGCTCCGCACTTACTCATGATGGTTCTCCTCGATTTTTGTGTATGCCTCAATGAATGCCTGCCAAGAGAGCGGAATTTCCGACGGCAGACCGTAGCGGTTCTTCGCGATGCAGGCGGGGCTTCCCACCGTGCGGATGATGCGTTCCCCGCCATCCGCGCCGATGGGAGCGGCGATCGCGCGTTCCCCGTTGAATCCGGCGTTCTCCTTTGTCACCCGGAACTTCTTGTTCGCGAACAGAACGGCGTCGACCCATTCCGCGATCAGGCTTGCAGCGTGCTTGTGGAGACGCGGGGTGTAGCGGTCGTAGGCGGCGTTTTCCGGATCTTCGAACCGTTCGACCTTCGCATGGGCGACCAGAATGACCATCATTCCGCGCTTGTCGCGCAGTTCCTGAAGCAAGTTGATGACCTTGCGCCAGTGAGTCAGCGCATGGGTATATCCCCTGCCGTAGCCGCCGTCGGCTTTTTCGATGGAACGGACACCGAATTCGCGGCAGACCTCGTCGAAGATGAGGCGCTCGAGCCAGTCAACGGAATCCACAACGACGGTCTGGAACTCGTGAGCTTCGTCCCGGAGCGCGGTCAGTTCTGCGATTACCTCGGAAAGCGAATGTGCAAGCGGGAATTTCCGGCAGTCGATTTCGCCGAGTCCGTCTTCCGTCTGGATGAAGATCGCATTTGGTGCTCCGGCTGCATAACTGCTCTTCCCTATACCTTCACTGCCGTAAATCATGATGCGCGGCGGCTTGTTTTCCCGCCCGGTTTGAATGTTGTCAAGCATTCCCATAATCTGTTTCCTTCCTCTTTTCAGCAGTTTGCCAATTCAATCTGAAGTGCTTTCACCAGTTTGCGGATTTGTATCTCATTCATCCGGGCATGAATGTCCGCCATGATGGAATGTACCAACTCCGCATCCGTGTCGGGTTCGATCTTTTCCTGCGGCCGCCTTGAACGCATGGTTTCCTCATAAGCGCGGTTGATGGAGTATTTCCCCTGTCGCAACGCCTCTTTGATTTCGTCTGTGGCATAAGCGTTGATTGCTCGGAGACGTTCCACCTTTTTACAGGAAATCCCTAAAGTTTCACCGAGATCAACGGAAGATTTTCCACGACTCATGCTGCAGGAGGAGTTGTTTGCCGGACGACCAGCTTTTTTTCTCATATCCAGCTGTTGAAGGCATTGAAGCAGTTCTCCGTTTGTCAAATTCCTGCGGTTTCTCTGACAGCGAATGGCATATTCCAATGCTTCGTTCTCATCGTTAAACTGGCGGCAGATGACAGGAACTGTCTCCAATCCGGCGGCGATTGCCGCTTTCAGGCGGGTGTGTCCATCAACTACAATCATCTTCCACACAACGATGGGATGCCCGAAATCAAAGCCGTTAACGTTCATATCGTCGATGATTTCCGCAAGAACTGTCTGCCGGATCGGGAAAAGGTTCCGAAACGGTTCTTCCATTTTCAGGCTCCAGACGGGAACTTGAACGAGCGGGAATTCGATATTGCAAAACTTACTGCTCATTTTCATTTTCTCCTGGTAACATGTCAGCAATCAGGTTGCCGATTTCAGAGGAAATCACATCTCTCAGGTTATTGCGCTCCTGGAGAGAATAGCCGATTTCCGGATATTCCTGAACTTCCCGTTCAAGCCGCAGCTTCACCATCTTGATGATGCTGACCTTGATTGCTTCAGAGCGGGATTCCTTCAGATCCTGCAACTCGGTTCCGGTCAAGGGAGGGAGTTCTCTCGCTTTGTCCTGTCGACGCGCCCTCATGGTTTCCTTATACCCTTTGTCGATCGACATATTTCCAGAAGCCACCGCATCACGAATTTTTGCCGTCGCGTGATTTTTGATGGTTCGAAGTTTTTCCACTTTTCCTCTGGAAATACCAAGGAGGTCAGCTGTTGCTTCTGACGATTTTCCGAAATTAGCCACGAACGTGGCTAATTTTCCCGGTCGACCGGCGGATTTTCTCTTGTCCAGCTCCGCAAGGCAATTCAGAAGCTCTTGTGGTGTCAGACTTCTCCGATGGCTCTGAGCTTTGATTGCATATTGAAGCGCCTCATCTTCCGAAGCGAACTCCTTTAATATGATCGGAATCTTGTTCAGATGAATTTTCTGTGCGGCGGCAAGACGGGTGTGCCCATCCACTACTGTGACTTTGTGACCGGCCCAGATGATGATCGGATGGGCAAAATCAAATCCGTTCTGCTTCATATCCTCCGCGATCTCGTTCAGGACACTTTCCTTGATCGGAAAGAGATCTTTGAAAGGCGATGCGGTGTGGATCGCGATGGTCGGCATCAGAGAAATTTTCTCTTCCATCATTTCACCTCGGGGAGCTCTTCGCTGTTGTTCCAGCGGAATACGGAGAGGTCGCGGCCTTTCAGAAACGCATTCCAGGCCTTGATGTAGAATGCCAGCGTTTCCCGAACCGTCAGCTTGTTTTTGCTGATGCGATTATCAATCAGCTTGCTGCGAAGCGTCATGATCGGATGCCCGGTATAAAGATTTTCTCCGGTCTTGACCAGCTTGATGAACTCTTCCGCTTTCTGAGGATTTTTCTTCAGAAAGAGGTAGAAACAGAATCCCATATGGGACTTCACGAAATGATGTGCGCCGCATTCCGCAACCGCTGCGGCATGTTCAAGCAAATCCCGGTTCTCGTCATAATACGGCTCAAGAACCGAATTACGGGTTTCCGTCTTTGCCGAACTTGAACGCATCTGCCGATCAAAGTTCTCGTAAATCCAGGCAAATTTTGTGATCATTGCCGCCGTGGTCGGGTGCTGGGATCCCTTGATTTTCAGAAGGTGATGAAAAAGTCTGGTGACTCCGCTGTCGATGGAGCCGACGGCTTCCTTCCTGACATTGTAGACAACGATCATTGTGACGGTGACCCCGGATTCAATGATCGCCCAGAGGCGATGCTGTCCGTCAAGAATCGTTCCATCCTCTGCGATTTTGATGGTTTCCCCGTTCTGTTCCCAGGCTCCGGAGGCCATGTCATTGGCATAGCGGGTAACGTTCAGCTGGCTGATATTCCGGTTCATGGTGTTGCGTTCCAGCATTTGGGCCGCCATATCCGGAGTGATGTCAAGCGTTTTTGTGATTATTTTCTTCATGATTTTCACCTTTCCTGTTTGCTGTTTTTTGAATTCAGAGTGTGTCAATGATACGGAGATCTTCATATCCGGTCGGCCAGACTCCGGAGATACAGCAGGCCCGGAAGCGCTCCAGGGCGCTTTTGTTGGAAAGTTCCGCCAGATCCAGCAGTTCATCCGTCAGTTTCCAGACCCCGGCGGAAAACGGTTCATTCTTTTCCACCGCAATGATGTGGACGGGGAAGTTTTTGCCGGTCACAATCCGGAGAATCGCCCGGTAAAACGCGAGCTGCTGGATGTAGCCATAGCGATGGCAGTCCGACTCGAACCAGCGGAGAGTGTCGCAGGTTTTCAGATCAACAAGCCCGGACTTCATGCTGAACCAATCCATCCGGATCTGGCAGGGAACGGAACAATATTCAGCCCGAACCACGCCTTCCGCGATCCCGTCCGCCAGCAGTTCCGACGCGAGCGGGTGCAGCCAGACGCCGCGCTGCAGTTTCAGGAGAAAGCTGAAGTCCTTTCCGGAAATGATTTCGCGCTCCTGAGTCGCCGCCCATTCCGCAAATGCCTTGGTGTTGCGCCCATAGGATTCGCCGGTCCGGGGATTGATCGGCCCGTCGGTCACAACATATTCGCGGTCAAAGGCGTTCCGCCCCTCCAGAATCAGGCAGTGCGCCGCGCGTCCCATGACGAATGCTGAGGATTCGCTTTCCGTGATTTCCCCGGAAACTTTCCTGCGGTAGAGAGCCGGGGATTCCCGGAAGTCGGCCAGGAGGTGGCTCGACATAAATTCTCCGTTGCGACTGCGGGCGTGATATTCCGTCGCCGGTTCATGGATGATGAATGAAAGATCAGTCATTTTTCAGAAATCTCCTTAAGGTTTTTGAAATAGCGTCTGAATGCGTTCATTACGTATGGAGGAGTAAAACCGTCTTCCAGGTAACGGCGCAGATCTCCGACATTCAGCTCAAAAATGGCTGCAATTAATTTAAGTGGATAATTGAATTCAATTTTGGCGACATGGAGAATATCTGCAATGCCAACCTCGCCGTCTGGATGACGCTTGAAGACTTTCTCTTTAAGATCAGCCATGGGATCGATGCTGTCGACATCAAAGACCTCCTCCATATCAATTTGGCAGAGCAAATCTTTTAAGGAGCACATGGCTTCATGATTGTTGCCGATATACTGTTTGATGACGGCAACGGCTGCCATAAGAACTTTTTTTTGTTTTCCAGTCACTTTAATTTTCCTTTGTTTGATTGCGGTTATGAGTGCTCTTTGTTTCCATCGGGTATATCTGCAAAAAAAAGTCTAATTGACGGGCTTTTTCTGATTTTTTTGAAAAAATCTTTCATTGAAGATGGCGCGAATCTGTTTCAAATACCTGCCTCTGAATGTGGAATTGGCAATCCCCAGTCTGCGGCAGACCTGAAGAACAGATTTTTCTTCAAACAACATTCTGGTTATTTTTTGCAGGTCTTGGGGCATCATTGCAATCACGGTGTCAATGTCATGAGACTGAGAGTCCCAATCAATGTTGTTCCGTGAATGTGATGCGTAGGCACGACAGTCATCTTTGTTTAAGGCAACATTATGATCATCGCCATTCTCAAAGAGATTCAGGTTCTGTGCGGAAAAGAGAACATAGTTTTTCCGTGTGAAGTATTTTCGCCGCGCTATGCGCATCCCTGATACTATGGTTAAGCGGGCAAAGGTTTGAATTGCCGACTTTTCCGGATCAAAATTTGAAAGTTCGTGATTCATATGTATCAGAATCTCCTGGCGGAGATCATCCTTGAAACTGTAAAGGATTTGATATTGTCGAATATTCTGATCAAGAATACATTCAAGAGATTCCCTGACATACGGCATGGCATAAACCTCATCAAACGTTGGAATGTGATGAATGGGAATGGCGGTTTCTGTATTTTGAACGGACAGAATTTGTTTTTGAGTCATCTCGACTGCTCCTTGGGGTTGTAGAGCGGTCGGGACGCCGTCAAAAAAATGGAGGTGGTCGGGCTGCGCCATTGATTTGGCGGCATTCCCGACCATCTCCGTTGTTCGGTTGCATGGTCAGCTAAATACCAGTTTTGCTATTGTAATACGACAGAAATGGGGGATCAGCCCTTAGATGGATGAGATGCTCTCCTCAATTTCAAAAGAGACCGGAAGTCCGGCTTGAATTTGGATTACCTTGATGAAGCCTTCCGCAATTTCACGGATTTCTTGGAAGAACTCTATGTGCTTCTCGGTCAGCAGAAAATCTCCATCCGACCGGGATTGACGATGGAGCGTTGTCCTTGTCCCGATTTTCCGGGATCGAACTTTCCTGCTGGCGCTGGTTGCAACGACATGACCGTTGCAAATGGAAAACTGTTCCAAACGCCCATAATCGACCGTTTGCATAAGTTTGAGAAGGTTTTGATCTCCTGCATTGAGTTGTTTGAATGTCATTTTTCTCTCCATGGTTATTGTTTGTCGTCATGGAGATAATGTATGTTGAAAATGGCAAAAGTGATTTCTTCGACAAATTTTCGTCATTTTTCGCCAAATGATCAACACTCAAATTGAGGTCAGAAAAAAAGTGAAAATTATCCACTTGTCGAAGAATTTTTCGACAAATCGCCATTTTGTCGAAGGATTTTGAGCTGTTTCGATGGATATATGTTGATATACAAGGAGTTGCGGTGGATAATATTGTCGAAGGATTTACAGGAGATTTTAATTTAAGTTTTTGATGGTCAATGGTTAAAATTGTCTAAACTTTTTTGCCAAAGACTCAGGCAAACATTTTGGAAAGTCGGTCCGATTTCTCCTGGACGGCTTCGACAATGGATTGTGGTGAAAGCGGAACGGCGTCCCCGCCTTGAGAAAGAATCCACGGAACAATGATCTCGGCGGGGACGGCAGGAATTGAGAATATCCATGAATCACGGTCTGGTTCTTTCTGCAAAGTCTGCCTGGTGTGCATCAAATTTGCCTCGGCGAATTTTCTTGCACGTCCGAATAATCTGATCTTGACATTGACTACAGGTTTGTAGCTGACTATGTTGTCTCTGCTGACCGACCTGATGATTTTCATATCCGGCTCAAAAGTTTCGTCAAGGATTTTGATATCTACAATTCGACTTATGACAAATGTACGAGGAGCACTTCTGAGAGTGCAGTAGGCTTTGAGCCGCCATTCTTTATCATACAGAAAAAGGACGTGTGGAGCGATTATTCTTTCAGTCGGAGGATTCCCTTGCTTGTCATCATATAGAATTTTTAAATACCGATGCTGCTGCCATGCCTCAAAAACAACGGGAAATATGGCTGATATATCAGTTGCTCCAGATTCGGCAAAGACAAGCAGGGAGTTTACAAGCGTGGTATCCAGAAAATCAGGATTGTTGCCTTTGAGAATTTCATCAACGGCAATCTTAATTTTTCCTTTTAGCGGCTCCGGGATGACATCCTCAGCAATTTTTGCTCCGATGATAAGTGCCAGTAAAGCGGATTCACTCAGATCCGCAGGGCAATTGAAATCCCATCCATGATGCTTTAAATAATAGCCTTTGTTTCTTCTGTCATAGGCCAATGGACAGTGAAACTCCTCCTTCAGGATTTGAACATCTCTGAACACTGTACGGATACAATAACGATCATGCGGGACAAGACCATCTACATGCTCAAGCGAATAATATTCCTCTAATATGTCTGCGGGAGAGTGGTATCCATTCCTTTTCAACAGCGAAGCAAGTCTAGCCAGCCGATGCAGCTGGATTCTTGACATCGTTGTTTTTCTGTTTTCCGAACTTCTCATCTTTTCTGCTTTTTTTTCCATTTTTTTCGACATCATGTTTTACACTGACATTATTTGTCATTCTAATGTGTTATTATATGCTGGAAATAAGAAAAAACAAGTTGAACGGCTGAGAAACAGGAAAATAACTGAAAGAAAGGGTTTGATTCATGAATACAGCATCGTATCGACTTAAGGAAGTCCGTATCGTCGGAGGATTTCTGGACGGCATAAACTATCGTTTTTCAGATAAACTGAACTGTATCATCGGTGCTCGAGGAACCGGGAAAACAACATTTCTTGAATTCATCCGGTATGCGTTGAATGCTATGCCAAAAGATACTGCTGCACAGAAACGGATCAAAAGTATTGTGGAAAATAATCTTGACGGCGGCAGGATAGATGTTCTAATTGAAACTCGAGAAGGAGTTTCTTACACGATAAGCAAATCCAGTGGCGAACAGCCTAAAGTTATAAAAGCTGATGGTTCCCCCTCTGGGTTGAATTTTACCCCGTCACTTTTCCGACTGGATGTTTTCAGTCAAAATGAAGTGGAAAATATAGCGGGACAATCGATGTCGCAGCTGGCTTTGATTGAAACATTTAATCAAGAAGTTTTTACCTCATTGAATGACAAGATTTCGGAATTGCGCAGTGCTCTTGTCGCGAACAGTGAGACAATGGCAAACCAGTCTAAGAAAATTTGTGAGTTGTCAGACAAGATCAGTCGATTGCCCGGACTCACAGCACAATTGAAAGAACTGTCTGCGGAAACCACGGAAATCTCCGCAGATGTTAATCGTGCTCTGGATCAGAAGGCGATCCGGGATCGAGAGAATATTTATGTGGAGGATTTGCAGAAATTGTATTCCGAAACCGCCGGAAAACTGAAGTCCCTGAAAGATTATATTGAATCCGCTCTATGCTGGAAAAGCCAAGCGGGGCTGGAGGATGGTGATAACTTTGAGATGATCCAAAAGCTCCGAAACGAGCTTGTTCTCAGCAACGATGCCATTAATTCTGGACTTGAGGCAATCATTGAAGAACTGCGAAGAAGCAACCGCAGGTTCAATGAAATCAAAGCGGCATTACGCCTGAAGCATGACGAGGCAGATATAATCTATTCCAAGTTGCTTGAAAAAAATAAAGCGGAGCAGGCCAAATCAGCAGAACGCAGAAAATTGGATAAAGAGCGGAATGCGCTTCTGATTATGCAGAATGAGCTGGGCGAAACCCAGCGGCAACAAGAACGAGTTCGAACTGAACGGGCCCAAATGCTTTCAGAACTTTCAGAAGCTCTTGATCTGCGATTTGCGCACCGGAAACAGATAGTTGACCGGATCAATTCTGAACTTATGCCAACTATCAGGGTTTCGATACAGCAATTCGGCAATCATGATAAATACCAGGAGTTTCTTGCTTCTGCATTGAGCTCGTGCGGGATTTATCATAATCAGGTAGCGCGCCGTCTCTCAGACCTGATTGCTCCGTCCCAGCTTGCAGAGCTCGTCCGTAATCAGGATGAGAAGACGCTCTACGAGAAAACACAATTGAATTCCAACCAGACAAAGGCCGTAATTTCCCGGCTGAACGATGAACGACTTCTTGCAGATATGGAAGTGGTTGATTTGCCGGATTTACCGAAAATCGAACTGAATGATCATGATACTTACAAAACAACAAACACGCTTTCCACAGGTCAGAAATGCAATACAATTTTACCGATTCTGCTTTTGGACAGTGAGCGTCCTTTGCTTGTTGATCAGCCGGAGGATAATCTGGACAACGGATTTGTACGGAAAACAATTGTAGACAGCATTCTGCGTGTCAAGCAGCATCGCCAGCTGGCGTTTGTAACGCATAATCCAAATATTCCGGTGCTGGGTGATGCAGAGCATATTTTGGTCTTGGACTCCGATGGTACGCATGGCGTCATGAGAAATTGTGGAACGGTGGATGAGTGCAAGGCGGATATAGTAGATTTGCTTGAGGGCGGAGCAGAGGCGTTCATACAGCGGAAAAATCGTTACTCATATTGAGGGGAAAATGCCTGTGGAATCAAATCTAATACCTGACAATTGGAGGGAACGGCTTGCTAAAGTAAAAGCCGCCCGTGCACGTTTGGAAAACTATTATGGAGATTCTGACGCTTTAGCGGTACTGGAAAAACACATTGCTGATGAGAAATGGGAAATCCGTCAGTGCGTAGCGGACGCAATCCCGCTGCTGCCGGAAAGCAGACTTACTCCATTTATTCCGCTATGTAAAGATTGCAATCATTATGTGTCCAATTCTGCGCAGCAGGCCATGGAACGGCGGAATATGTTTGTTGCAGAAACTAAGAAAAGAGAGCGTCGCAGAGCGGTTCTGTTCCAGAATTCAGAAAAACTCCGGAAAAAGTACGGTCCGGAAGCCGCGGAACTGGCTCGGAAAGATGCTGATCAGGCTTATGCCATGATGGTCGGACAGGTTGCTCATGATATCCGTACAGTTTTAACGCCGATCAAGTTCCGCATCCAGCGGTTGCCTTACCTTACAGAGGGTAAACTGCCGATCAATGAACAGCTTGAAATGCGTATTACAATTAATGAACTGAGAGAACATACCGAAATGATGGAACGTCTAACCGAAGATGTATTGACTCTGGTTCGAAAAACGCCGGAGAAACGAACACTTGAGAATCTGCGGGATTTGCTCAAAACAGCGAATGATATGGTTGCTGCCGTATTTAATGCCAAGGAACGTGACATCACCTGCATTGCCGTTAAATTGGACATCCCACAGGATATCACCTGCAGGGTTGTTCGGGACTTAATGCTGCGGGTATTCAGCAATTTGCTGAAGAATGCCTATGAATCATTCTGGCAGAGTAACGAAAAATTTAAGCCCGGACAAATTGATGTCCTTGCAAGAAAACAGGAGAACGGTGTTGAGATTGAAATCCGGGATAATGGGAAGGGAATGTCTCCGGCAGACCTAAAACTCATTCGTCAATTCAAACTTTTTAGAACTCTGAAGAGCTATGGTACTGGTTTCGGGCTTGCTATTGCCTACGAGAAAATCCATGATCATAATGGGAGCCTGACAATAGATTCCGTTGAAAATGCGGGAACGGTCGTGACAGTTTTCCTTCCAAATAAAGAAAGGTGAAAAAATGGCAAAATACAAGGGGCTTATCGTCGATGACAGCAAAGGTGTCCGCACCACGGTTGCTGCCATGCTTCAAATTCTCGGTCATGACAGCGATGCTGCAGCATCAGTAGAGGAAGCAAGAAAATTGATGGCAGAAAAGCAGTACGATTATATGCTGCTGGATATGGAAATACCACTAGCCGATGGCGGAGAAGCAGATACCGCCATCGGCCCCGCGTTTCTCATGGAAATTCGGCGGACCAGGAGGAAAGAAGTATTCCCGATCATTGTCATAACTGGTCGCATGCTAGACAAAGCGGAGTTTGCGGCATCTCTTCTTTGGAACGGGGCAAACGATTTTATTCCCAAGCCGTTTCCTATGAGCGGTCATACTCTGGAAGCGTCTATTTTGAAATTTCTTGAGGAGGCTGAACGATTTAAAATATCCAACCCGCACCCATTGGTTAACACGCAAAATAAAACAGCATGGTTAACCCGGAACGAAACGAACAACAAAAATGTTTGGAC
Coding sequences:
- a CDS encoding RusA family crossover junction endodeoxyribonuclease, translating into MTLELELPWPPSVNHYYRHVGPRVLISRDGRKFRERVVARFRQDHTRGFAGPVELFIELYPPDNRRRDVDNSLKCLLDTFTHAGLYNDDSQICKLTVIKREPMPPDGMAYIRISEWKKEDRTADDAGKSSRNS
- a CDS encoding DEAD/DEAH box helicase family protein, giving the protein MIVPRPYQSEAVEAVYEHLRTKDNNPCVVLPTGCHAKDHPILMYDGTVRKVQDISVGDIIMGADSTPRHVLALARGREPMARITPIKGEPFVVNMNHILSLVSTNEGKGDFTCYQKGGEITNITVREYLTKSKSWRHLRKLYRVPVNFSIPKNLPIPPHILGLLLGDGIMTNAIGLTSAEEELGDEFSRYAESIGCSVRVTENDRNVPTYYAVVAKGAKNPLFEILHQLGLRGHCAHNKFIPKEYLTASRSDRLQLLAGLLDSDGFFDGHCLEITTQSRELAGDIVFLARSLGFMANCHEKYCACQTGAGGWYYRVHISGDLSPIPCRRKRHVFHVRQQKKNVLRTGFSVEILSEDDFYGFELDGDHLYVDGNFVVHHNTGKSLVLAQIAKDSVEKWNGRVLILAHVKELLEQNADKIRKLCPELKIGIYSAGLRSRDATEQVIVAGIQSVYNKACELDAFDLVIVDEAHLISSEGDGMYRTFLADMKVINPHVRVIGLTATPFRLKGGLICKPENILNEICYEAGLKEMIQQGYLSPLISRAGRAEANLANLHIRGGEFISDEVAAAMDNDALVTSACREIVELTRDRKSVLIFTASVDHCKHVAEKIQAFSGKECAIVTGDTSPAERAEIIARFKGEFIPADLFGTPKPPLKFLANVNVLTCGFDAPNTDCVVMLRPTNSPGLLIQCAGRGTRLSPETGKTNCLFLDYGGNILRHGPLDMIKVKEPGSGKGGDAPAKKCPQCLALIHAGYTACPECGYVFPPKESNDKMTQTASSAGVISGQVDYTDYEVLDVYYCVHEKRGADPDAPKTMRVDYQVGFNEFKSEWVCPEHTGYARGKFEKWWHERAALGCPMPRSAREAVSLANEGLLAAPESITVKTIAGERFERITGWRLKERPVMREPGEDLEVGETWTSPAPPDDLDDDIPF
- a CDS encoding ATP-binding protein gives rise to the protein MGMLDNIQTGRENKPPRIMIYGSEGIGKSSYAAGAPNAIFIQTEDGLGEIDCRKFPLAHSLSEVIAELTALRDEAHEFQTVVVDSVDWLERLIFDEVCREFGVRSIEKADGGYGRGYTHALTHWRKVINLLQELRDKRGMMVILVAHAKVERFEDPENAAYDRYTPRLHKHAASLIAEWVDAVLFANKKFRVTKENAGFNGERAIAAPIGADGGERIIRTVGSPACIAKNRYGLPSEIPLSWQAFIEAYTKIEENHHE
- the nrdD gene encoding anaerobic ribonucleoside-triphosphate reductase — its product is MSKCGAICEVFSRVCGYFRPVTNWNKGKQEEFKERKVFEVKKYARKNPDGKSSAGV
- a CDS encoding DUF669 domain-containing protein, which gives rise to MSTINFNANEVEPSTGYDPIPAGKYQAVITESEMKPTRTGNGQYLQLEFEIIEGEYKNRKVWARLNLENANADAVRIARADLSAICRAVNVLQPRDSVELHNLPLTITVRCKKNQDDEIVNEIKGYGPRTSLSGVAAAKPATPPPQSGANSAPPWARK
- a CDS encoding ParB/RepB/Spo0J family partition protein; protein product: MSSKFCNIEFPLVQVPVWSLKMEEPFRNLFPIRQTVLAEIIDDMNVNGFDFGHPIVVWKMIVVDGHTRLKAAIAAGLETVPVICRQFNDENEALEYAIRCQRNRRNLTNGELLQCLQQLDMRKKAGRPANNSSCSMSRGKSSVDLGETLGISCKKVERLRAINAYATDEIKEALRQGKYSINRAYEETMRSRRPQEKIEPDTDAELVHSIMADIHARMNEIQIRKLVKALQIELANC